GTATTTATTCATAACTGTTTACCCCCGGCTCATCTATACCTACGGGTATTTTTATTCCCAGAGACCGAGCGACCGAATGATTTACCTCCACACTGTAGTATTTGGGAAACACGGACTCGGACCAAGATTCTCCAATGAGAAATGCCTGCGCCAATTCCGCGGAGTGCTTACCAATCTGCTCTGGTGTACTGAATACGGCGGCTAAAGCCCCGGCAGTGACATAGGCTTTAGAAAACCCCAACACGGGCACCTTTTGCCGATAGGCGGAATAGAGCAACCATTTAGCCTGGCGTGGCGAGTTGACTTGCGGATCGGGTATAGCAAGAAAAACATCACTGCTCTTTAACAAAGGCCGAATCTGCTTTACGAAGTTGCCCGGACCAATGTGAACCGACTGTAACTCCAAATTCAATTGACGTGCTGCCTGTGCTACTTCCGACTGCCGCGCTGAAGAAACAGCACCAAAGGCGACTCCCACCGTTGTCGCCTGAGGCAATAAATGCCGCCCTAAACTTAATTGCCGCTCAAACGGTTGGTCGAGGTAGATGGCGGATATACGTTTTGCCGGATCTGCACGTACCAAAGACTCAAAAGCGGTCTTAGGAATAAACACACAAAGAATACCGGCAGCGGCCAAATCAGAACCCAGCACAACCTCCGCGGCATTAACACCCACTGTAATTACCAGGTCACGCACAGCCAATGACTGACTTAACGACGCCATATCACTCAATGTGTAATAGCGAATTTTGGCTGCGCTGCCGTCTTGAACACCCCGAACAAACCCGTCTTTCACTCGCTCATAAGAACTGGAATTGCTGCTAAACACCACATGAACGGTTGCGTTGCCCGGCTCCTCTGCGTGCGCAAAAAAAATGGCGCCGGATAAAAACAATCCGGAAACTAAAACGCAACAAGGAATCAGGCGTGAAAAGACCATAGCCGCACCGGCGCTACGAACTAGAAGTCCGCACTGAACTTAATGTAAAAACGTCGGCCAAAGGTATTCTCCTTCCTGAACTCTGCATATTCATCATCCAGGACGTTGTGGATAATAAAACGGGCACTTGAGGAATCCAGTCCGAACCGCAGCTTTTTGACGATCTGCGCATCCCAGCGCGAATACCCATCTATGTAGTCACCATCTCCTTCCCATTCCATATCGGATACGTGATAAAAACTGAGACTGCCCCACCAGTTTGAATTCAAATCGTGTCTCAGATTGAAACTCAAGGTATGCCTAGGTACATTGTCGGCAGCATCAGTGACCACATTCGGGTTTATTTTACTCATCAAAACACCGCGGGTTTTAGCATAGGAATACTGCAAGCCCACTTTGAACCGTGACCAGGGCTGGTACCCCAGTTGAAACTCCACCCCCTCCGTATCCGCGTAACCATTATTGGACCATACCTTAGTCCCGCCGGAATCCTCCGGTGCGAGAATCAGATTACGCAGTTCCTCCTTAAATAACTTCATATCAAAGGTAATATTCCATTGCGGCAGTTCAGCCAGATACGCCGCCTCTAAAGAAATAATCTTTTCCGGTTGTAAATTGGGATCGCTGGCATAGAGCACATAGGCAGACCCTGCGCTATCTCTGATTACCCAACGATGGTTGGCTTCGAATAAAGATGGCGCTCGATGCGCCCGTGAGCCACTCACACGAAACGTATGATTGGAATTCAATTTGTAATTTAATGCCAGACGTGGTGAATTAAAACGACGTCGATGGTCGGACTGTTCTACCATGTACCCAAAATTCAACAAGACAGGATCCCACAATTGCCACTCACCGTTAAAAAATACATTGGCGCTGCGGGCGCTGATATAACCTTCCTTGTCCAAAATATATTGGCCTTTAATGCGATCGCGGCGCATGCTGCCACCCCAGGCAAACCGCATTCCGGCAAAAGGACGAATATTGTGTTGCGCCTCCAACTCGGTTCGGTCCGCCAAACCATCCTGCTGACCGACATTAACCAGCTCGCTTGGCAAACCCAGAACGGCGGTATCCACGGTGTACTCATCCCTTTGCTCATGCCGGTTATAAAACAATTGTACGAAAAACTCATCCGTATTGGATTGAGTTCGAGTCCAACGTAAATGCGCATGAGAACTTCTAACATCCTTCTCTCGCGCCGGGTCCAGTGGGTTATTTTCAAACCCCAGACCTAACTGACCATGCACATAGCCCAGACTCCAGTCCAATAAATTCCGTTGACTGCGAGTATACTGTCCGCGAATATCCACGTCCTTCACGGTTTTATCATCCACCACCGCGTTAAACCCTTCATCGCGCTGCGATCTGACCGTTACTCGATAATCCAAATCACCCAAACTATCAGAATGACGCATTAACACATTATCGGTCCTCTGGGTTCCGCGGATCACTTTAAACAAACTACCGTGATCCTCAAAGGCCTGACGCGTTACAATGTTTATAGAGCCCAAAAAAGCGTTGGAACCATAGGCCGGTGCGTTCGGCCCTCGTACCACCTCAATGCGATCCACGTTTTCCAAGGCCACACCCAAATTGGCCCAGTCCACATTGGATAAAAGGGGTCGATACACGGAACGTCCGTCCACCATGACTTGAAACTTTCGGGGAAAGCCAAATGAAAGACCATGATAAGTGACAGCAAAGCTGTTACCACTGACATGTGCCACTTGAAACCCTGGGATTAATCGCAAAATATCCACCAACTCCACCGCACCGGAAGCGTCGATGATTTCACGATTGATGATGGTAATCGATGCGGGAGAATCAGACTTAGGTTGCGATAGACGACTGGCCGAAACCACCACGGGTATATCCGCTAAAAAATCATCCTCGCTGAATTCGTTGGCTATGGCCCCCTGGGAAAACCCCAGAGTCATTCCCAGCAGCCACCGACTGAACTGGTTTCCTACATAATTTTTCACCGAACAACTTGCAGGGCATGAGGTCTTTCTTATGAGGAACATTGATAGGCACCGGCGCAAACCATTATTCGTAAAGGCGCTAAGATAGCATGAAAGCTGAAAAGCCGCTAAACCGCCAAACCCATCTTTTGGGCCGCAATCACCGCCTGAGTTCGATTATTCACTCCCAGTGCTTTAAAAACAGCAGTCACGTGAATTTTTACCGTATGCTGAGACACCCCCAGCGCGCGAGCGATTTCCTTATTTTGCTTTCCCTTGGCCAACAGTACCAATACGTCAAATTGACGATCCGTGAGCGTTTCTTTTAATTCGTGGTCATCGATCTTGGTGGCGTTTTCTTCTGCTTCGTCTTCGTCGTCATCGGCTTTCATCAGATCGGGGGGCACATAAACACCACCGGACATCACCAACTTGATGGCGTTAAGCATAACATCGTGTGGAGTGGTTTTAGGTATGAAACCGAACGCACCTCGATCCAAGGCACGACGCATATCGGATTTCTTATTGGATGCGGATAAAATTACCACCGGCGTATCCGGATAACTCTCTGCAAGCTGACCCAACAGTTCAAAGCCGTCTGTCTCCGGCATGTACAGATCCAGCAACACAATATCAAATGCGGGCGACGACTGTAGAGCCTCCAAAACCTCTTTGCCATTACCGGCTTCTGTAATGGCAACGTCTGCGGAGATCTCCTGGAGGGTGTTGCGAATTCCCTCGCGGATCAATACATGGTCATCGGCAACTAAAATTTTCAACGGTTTATCCTCTTTCGTCTCAGCTACCCAGACAATCACAGGTCAGAGTTATTCAGCAAGCTCTGCATGGACATTTTAACTGTACACAGAAAAAAGCGGTTTTTATACACAACTAAGGCCCTAGTACAAATGTACTATAGCAAATCAACAGCATCCCATTGATTTTAGGGCTTTCTCTATTCGCCGGAGAGCTTTTTCTTGAGCAACTCGTTAACCTGCTGGGGATCAGCCTGCCCCTTGGTCGCTTTCATGGCCTGACCCACGAAAAAGCCAAACAGTTTGTCTTTGCCGGATCGATATTGCTCCACCTGGCCGGGATTGGCGGCAATAATATCGTCAATGATTTTTTCCACCTCTGAGGAATCAGCCACTTTCAAACCGCGTTTTTCAATAATGGTGTCCACATCCCCTTCGCCATCCCAAAGTGCCTGAAATACCTGTTTGGCCATTTTGCCAGTGATATCGCCTTGCTTGATCTTTAGAATCATACTACTGAGCATAGGCGCACTTACCGGACTGTCCTGAATACTGAGATTATTTTTGTTTAATGCACCGGTTAAATCACTGATGATCCAGTTGGCCGACAACTTCGGTTCGTCGGTTTCCTTAACCACCGCCTCAAAGTAATTCGCCAGCGCCAGGCCGGCGGTAATCACCCCGGCGTCATAGGCGCTCAAGCCCAGTTGTTCCATATAACGGTTTTTCTTTTCATCGGGCAACTCGGGCAAGGTTGCTTTGACTTGCTGTAAATAGTCTTCACTAACCTCTACGGGTAATAGATCCGGGTCGGGAAAGTAACGATAGTCGTTGGCTTCTTCTTTCTCACGCATCTTCCGAGTGACATCCGCATCCGGATCGTACAGACGGGTTTGTTGCACGACTACGCCGCCACCTTCGATCAGTTCGATCTGACGCTCAATCTCGTAGTTGATGGCTTTTTCAACAAAGCGAAAGGAGTTGATATTCTTTAACTCGGTTCGGGTACCAAATTCTTTTTGACCTTTGGGTCGAATCGAAACATTGGCATCGCAACGGAATGAGCCTTCCTGCATATTGCCATCGCAGATTTCCAAATATTGCACCAGGGAATGAATTTTTTTCATGTAGGCTACAGCTTCGGCGGCGGATCGCATGTCCGGCTCGGAAACAATTTCCAGTAAGGGAGTGCCGGCCCGGTTTAAATCAATACCCGTCAAGCCATGAAAGTCCTCGTGTAAGGACTTACCCGCGTCTTCTTCCAAATGGGCTCGTGTGACACCGATGGTTTTGACGCTACCGTCCTCCAGTTCGATATCAATATGACCACCGTCCACAATGGGCAACTCATATTGGCTGATTTGATAGCCCTTCGGTAAATCGGGATAAAAATAGTTTTTACGTGCAAACACCGACCGCGGCGCCACCTTGGCGCCAATGGCCAGACCAAACTTGGCCGCCATGCGTACCGCTTCGGTATTTAATACCGGCAACACCCCCGGCAAACCCAGATCCACTGCACAGGCCTGCGTGTTGGGTTGTGCGCCGTAGGCAGTGGACGCACCGGAAAATATTTTACTTTTGGTGGCGAGCTGCGCGTGAATTTCCAAGCCAATGACCACTTCCCATTGCATTGTTATACCCTTCTTAGATTCGTTTCGCTTTTCAATTGTTGTCGGCTATTGTTTTTGCGGCTAATCGGTTTTATTCAAAACCCGCCGGCATGCGTTGATGCCAGTCCGTTTCCAATTGAAACCGATGGGCCACATTTAAAAGCCTCGCTTCTGAGAAATAATCACCGATGATCTGCAATCCCACCGGGCGTCCGTTGGCGAAGCCGGCAGGAATAGACATACCCGGTAACCCGGCCATATTCACTGCAATGGTATATATATCGTTTAAATACATGGTGACCGGGTCATCGGTTTTCTCACCCAGATTAAAGGCCGGTGTGGGCGTGGTGGGCCCCATGATTACATCCACATGCTTAAATGCCTGCTTAAAATCTTCACTGATCAAGCGCCGCAGTTTTTGTGCTTTTAGATAATAAGCATCGTAATAACCGGCCGATAAAGCATATGTACCTATCATGATACGGCGCTTCACTTCTTCGCCGAATCCTTCACCACGGCTGCGCTTGTAGAAATCTTCCAGATCTTTAGGATTTTCACAACGGTAGCCGAACCGAACTCCGTCAAAGCGGGATAGATTGGAGGAACACTCGGCCGGCGCGACCACATAGTAGGTGGGAATGGACAAAGCCGTATTGGGTAAAGATATCTCCACCACTTTGGCGCCCATGGATTCGTATTGCTTCACTGCAGTTTGCACGGCGTGCTCAACTTGGGAATCCAGACCTTCACCAAAATGCTCTTTGGGCAGGCCAATGGTTAACCCGTCTATGGAATCGTTCAACGATTGACTGTAGTCCGGCACCGCCTGATCCACACTGGTGGAGTCTCGGGTATCAAACCCCGCCATCGCCGTTAATAACAAAGCGGCGTCTTCAGCACTGCGTGCCATGGGACCGGCTTGGTCCAGACTGGAAGCAAAAGCAATCATCCCGTAACGGGAAACACGCCCGTAGGTCGGTTTCAGGCCCGTTATGCCGCACAGGGCGGCGGGCTGGCGAATGGAGCCACCCGTGTCCGTCCCTGTAGCGATCGGGGCCAAGCGTGCGGCTACCGCTGCAGCTGAACCACCGGAAGAGCCACCCGGCACTGCGTCCAAATTCCACGGATTTTTCACCGGCCCGTAAAAACTGGTTTCATTGGAAGAACCCATGGCAAATTCGTCCATATTGGCCTTGCCCAACATTACCGTGCCCGCTGCGCGACACTTGCTGACCACCGTGGCATCATAAGGCGAAGTAAAGTTGTCCAGCATGCGCGAACCGCAACTGGTCCGAACACCTTTGGTGCAAAAGATGTCCTTATGGATTAGAGGAATACCTGTTAAAGGACCCGCCTGACCATCACGTCGTTGGGCGTCAGCTGCTCTCGCCTGCTCCTTGGCAATATCAGCCGTCACGCTGATGAGGCTATTGAGTTTTGGATCCAAGGCTTCAATGCGATCCAAAAAATGTTGGCACATTTCTTCGCTGCTCAGGTCTCCTTGAACTAATAGTGAAGAAAGTTCAGCAATTGTTTTATTATGCATTTATAATCCGTTTTTGTGGAATGAAGTGTGTACGCTATTGCTGTATGTTAAATACGCAATTTGATTACTCAATAACCTTTGGCACTAAGTACAAACCTGCTTCAACGGCGGGTGCTATTGACTGGAACAGATCCCGCTCGTTGGATTCTGTCACTGCATCCTCGCGTAACCGTTGAGTGCTGTCCAAGGGGTGAGCCATAGGCTCCACACTGTCGGTGTTCACTTGCTGCATCTGCTCTACCAAATCAAGAATACTGGACAGATTTTTTGCGTATTCTGGTATATCCTTTGCATTGATAGCAAGGCGAGCAAGATGAGCTATATTTACAACGTCATCTTTATCTAGGGACATAGATTGATCATCCTGGTGGCAATTTATTCTTTTCCTGAAGGAAAAGTGAGAACTTATCATAAATGGTGCCTTGCCCAAAGCCCTAGGCATTGATAAATTAGCGCAACCTTGTTTTTATTATTAATTTACTAAGAGATCAGCACCTTGGGATTGTTTTCTAATTTACGTGGAGCCTTTTCAAACGACCTGTCCATCGACTTGGGGACGGCCAATACTCTGATTTACGTCAAAGGACAAGGCATTGTTCTGGACGAGCCGTCAGTGGTCGCCATTCGAACGGAACGAGGTACAAACGGGCCGAAAAGTATTGCCGCAGTGGGCATTGAAGCCAAACGCATGCTGGGGCGTACCCCGGGGAATATTCAGGCTATCCGCCCATTGAAAGACGGGGTTATTGCCGATTTCACAGTTACCGAAAAAATGCTGCAGCACTTTATTCATAAAGTCCATAAAGACAAGTTCAAGTTTTTACACCCCAGCCCTCGGGTTCTGATCTGCGTACCTTGCGGTTCCACTCAAGTGGAACGCCGCGCCATCAAGGAATCGGCCGCCGGCGCCGGTGCCCGTGAGGTATATATCATCGAAGAACCCATGGCAGCCGCCATTGGCGCAGGTTTGCCGGTTCACGAAGCCAGCGGTTGTATGATTCTGGATATCGGCGGCGGAACCACGGAAGTGGCTGTCATTTCACTGGCAGGTATTGTTTATTCCGCTTCGGTACGTATCGGCGGCGACCGATTTGACGAAGCCATCGCCAACTATGTGCGCAGAAATTACGGAACCCTGATAGGGGAAGCTACGGCAGAGAAAATCAAACACCAAATCGGCAGCGCTTA
The window above is part of the Gammaproteobacteria bacterium genome. Proteins encoded here:
- the gatA gene encoding Asp-tRNA(Asn)/Glu-tRNA(Gln) amidotransferase subunit GatA, with protein sequence MHNKTIAELSSLLVQGDLSSEEMCQHFLDRIEALDPKLNSLISVTADIAKEQARAADAQRRDGQAGPLTGIPLIHKDIFCTKGVRTSCGSRMLDNFTSPYDATVVSKCRAAGTVMLGKANMDEFAMGSSNETSFYGPVKNPWNLDAVPGGSSGGSAAAVAARLAPIATGTDTGGSIRQPAALCGITGLKPTYGRVSRYGMIAFASSLDQAGPMARSAEDAALLLTAMAGFDTRDSTSVDQAVPDYSQSLNDSIDGLTIGLPKEHFGEGLDSQVEHAVQTAVKQYESMGAKVVEISLPNTALSIPTYYVVAPAECSSNLSRFDGVRFGYRCENPKDLEDFYKRSRGEGFGEEVKRRIMIGTYALSAGYYDAYYLKAQKLRRLISEDFKQAFKHVDVIMGPTTPTPAFNLGEKTDDPVTMYLNDIYTIAVNMAGLPGMSIPAGFANGRPVGLQIIGDYFSEARLLNVAHRFQLETDWHQRMPAGFE
- the gatC gene encoding Asp-tRNA(Asn)/Glu-tRNA(Gln) amidotransferase subunit GatC; the encoded protein is MSLDKDDVVNIAHLARLAINAKDIPEYAKNLSSILDLVEQMQQVNTDSVEPMAHPLDSTQRLREDAVTESNERDLFQSIAPAVEAGLYLVPKVIE
- a CDS encoding response regulator transcription factor; the encoded protein is MKILVADDHVLIREGIRNTLQEISADVAITEAGNGKEVLEALQSSPAFDIVLLDLYMPETDGFELLGQLAESYPDTPVVILSASNKKSDMRRALDRGAFGFIPKTTPHDVMLNAIKLVMSGGVYVPPDLMKADDDEDEAEENATKIDDHELKETLTDRQFDVLVLLAKGKQNKEIARALGVSQHTVKIHVTAVFKALGVNNRTQAVIAAQKMGLAV
- a CDS encoding TonB-dependent receptor produces the protein MKNYVGNQFSRWLLGMTLGFSQGAIANEFSEDDFLADIPVVVSASRLSQPKSDSPASITIINREIIDASGAVELVDILRLIPGFQVAHVSGNSFAVTYHGLSFGFPRKFQVMVDGRSVYRPLLSNVDWANLGVALENVDRIEVVRGPNAPAYGSNAFLGSINIVTRQAFEDHGSLFKVIRGTQRTDNVLMRHSDSLGDLDYRVTVRSQRDEGFNAVVDDKTVKDVDIRGQYTRSQRNLLDWSLGYVHGQLGLGFENNPLDPAREKDVRSSHAHLRWTRTQSNTDEFFVQLFYNRHEQRDEYTVDTAVLGLPSELVNVGQQDGLADRTELEAQHNIRPFAGMRFAWGGSMRRDRIKGQYILDKEGYISARSANVFFNGEWQLWDPVLLNFGYMVEQSDHRRRFNSPRLALNYKLNSNHTFRVSGSRAHRAPSLFEANHRWVIRDSAGSAYVLYASDPNLQPEKIISLEAAYLAELPQWNITFDMKLFKEELRNLILAPEDSGGTKVWSNNGYADTEGVEFQLGYQPWSRFKVGLQYSYAKTRGVLMSKINPNVVTDAADNVPRHTLSFNLRHDLNSNWWGSLSFYHVSDMEWEGDGDYIDGYSRWDAQIVKKLRFGLDSSSARFIIHNVLDDEYAEFRKENTFGRRFYIKFSADF
- the gatB gene encoding Asp-tRNA(Asn)/Glu-tRNA(Gln) amidotransferase subunit GatB, with amino-acid sequence MTMQWEVVIGLEIHAQLATKSKIFSGASTAYGAQPNTQACAVDLGLPGVLPVLNTEAVRMAAKFGLAIGAKVAPRSVFARKNYFYPDLPKGYQISQYELPIVDGGHIDIELEDGSVKTIGVTRAHLEEDAGKSLHEDFHGLTGIDLNRAGTPLLEIVSEPDMRSAAEAVAYMKKIHSLVQYLEICDGNMQEGSFRCDANVSIRPKGQKEFGTRTELKNINSFRFVEKAINYEIERQIELIEGGGVVVQQTRLYDPDADVTRKMREKEEANDYRYFPDPDLLPVEVSEDYLQQVKATLPELPDEKKNRYMEQLGLSAYDAGVITAGLALANYFEAVVKETDEPKLSANWIISDLTGALNKNNLSIQDSPVSAPMLSSMILKIKQGDITGKMAKQVFQALWDGEGDVDTIIEKRGLKVADSSEVEKIIDDIIAANPGQVEQYRSGKDKLFGFFVGQAMKATKGQADPQQVNELLKKKLSGE
- a CDS encoding rod shape-determining protein, with the translated sequence MFSNLRGAFSNDLSIDLGTANTLIYVKGQGIVLDEPSVVAIRTERGTNGPKSIAAVGIEAKRMLGRTPGNIQAIRPLKDGVIADFTVTEKMLQHFIHKVHKDKFKFLHPSPRVLICVPCGSTQVERRAIKESAAGAGAREVYIIEEPMAAAIGAGLPVHEASGCMILDIGGGTTEVAVISLAGIVYSASVRIGGDRFDEAIANYVRRNYGTLIGEATAEKIKHQIGSAYPGDEVREMEVRGRNLAEGIPRSFTLNSNEILEALQEPLAGIVSAVKTALEKTPPELGADVAERGMVLTGGGALLRDFDRLLMEETGLPVIIAEDPLTCVARGGGRALEMIDETGLDVFTTE